A genomic segment from Syntrophotalea acetylenivorans encodes:
- a CDS encoding isoprenyl transferase encodes MRIPQHLAIIMDGNGRWAEQRQMPRIFGHRQGVETVRSVVKECRALGVPHLTLYAFSSENWGRPASEVAALMELLGLFLAQELETLMAEDIRLRVIGNTSLLPVEVRQVLDDTIKRTAENSRLVLTLALSYGARDEILRAVKGLATEVEGGELAISDIDEQRFSAALDTAGLPDPDLLIRTSGEMRISNFLLWQLAYAELYFTDVLWPDFSADELRRAFDDFAARQRRFGLTAAQSVSDS; translated from the coding sequence ATGCGTATTCCTCAACATCTTGCAATTATTATGGACGGTAACGGTCGTTGGGCTGAACAACGACAAATGCCGCGAATCTTTGGTCACCGACAGGGGGTCGAGACCGTACGGTCTGTGGTCAAGGAATGCCGGGCTCTGGGTGTTCCCCATCTCACCCTGTATGCGTTCAGCTCTGAAAACTGGGGAAGGCCCGCATCCGAGGTCGCCGCGTTGATGGAGTTGCTGGGGTTGTTTCTTGCTCAGGAACTTGAGACCCTGATGGCCGAGGATATTCGTCTGCGGGTTATCGGCAACACTTCTCTGTTGCCTGTAGAAGTACGACAAGTACTGGATGACACGATTAAACGTACCGCCGAAAACAGCCGATTAGTGTTGACCCTTGCTCTATCTTACGGGGCCCGGGATGAGATTCTACGTGCCGTAAAAGGCCTGGCCACAGAAGTGGAAGGGGGCGAACTTGCTATTTCAGACATTGACGAACAGCGATTCAGCGCTGCCCTCGATACCGCCGGCTTGCCGGATCCGGACCTGCTGATTCGCACCAGTGGCGAAATGCGTATCAGCAACTTCCTCCTCTGGCAACTGGCTTATGCTGAACTGTACTTTACCGACGTTTTGTGGCCCGATTTTTCTGCTGATGAATTGCGCCGGGCTTTCGATGACTTTGCTGCAAGGCAGCGACGCTTTGGTCTGACTGCCGCGCAGAGTGTATCTGACAGTTGA
- the frr gene encoding ribosome recycling factor gives MSSSVMNAAKKAMEKSIEAQKKELQRVRTGRASVSLLDEVMVDYYGTPTPLNQVGTLAVPEARLITIQPWEKNLIPEIEKAIFKADLGLNPASDGQLVRINIPPLTEERRKEMVKVVRRMAEDTKVAIRNARRDANEALKKLQKDKEITEDDQKRGEKEIQDLTDQYVTLADEVVDKKEKEIMEI, from the coding sequence ATGTCCAGCTCTGTCATGAACGCTGCCAAAAAGGCCATGGAGAAGTCCATCGAAGCTCAGAAAAAGGAGCTGCAGCGAGTACGTACCGGCCGTGCCTCTGTTTCGCTGCTCGATGAGGTTATGGTCGATTACTACGGAACTCCGACGCCCTTGAACCAAGTGGGCACCCTGGCTGTTCCCGAAGCGCGTTTAATCACTATTCAGCCGTGGGAAAAAAACCTCATCCCTGAAATAGAGAAGGCTATATTTAAGGCCGACCTCGGTCTGAATCCTGCTTCTGATGGACAGTTGGTGCGAATCAATATCCCGCCTTTGACCGAAGAGCGCCGTAAAGAGATGGTCAAAGTGGTGCGTCGCATGGCTGAAGATACCAAGGTGGCTATTCGCAATGCACGGCGTGATGCCAACGAAGCCTTGAAAAAACTTCAGAAGGACAAGGAAATTACCGAAGACGACCAGAAGCGTGGCGAAAAGGAGATTCAGGATCTTACGGATCAATACGTGACGCTGGCCGATGAGGTGGTTGACAAAAAAGAAAAGGAAATCATGGAGATCTGA
- the pyrH gene encoding UMP kinase produces MADQGPRYGRILLKLSGEALAGDRGYGIDPAVLSGLATEISEVLALGVQVAVVIGGGNIFRGMAAASSGMDRAGADHVGMLATIMNSLALQDALEQIGVDTRVQTAIEMKEVAEPYIRRRALRHLEKGRVVILGGGTGNPYFTTDTAASLRAMEIGAEVILKATKVDGVYSSDPVKDKDAVRYPELTYLDVLKKGLKVMDATATSLCMDNDLPIIVFQLSCRGNIKKVVLGENIGTIVKGE; encoded by the coding sequence ATGGCTGACCAAGGACCGCGTTATGGAAGGATTCTTCTCAAGCTGAGCGGCGAGGCTTTGGCGGGGGACCGAGGCTACGGCATCGATCCTGCCGTTCTCTCCGGGCTTGCGACCGAGATCAGCGAAGTGCTGGCGCTCGGTGTACAGGTTGCCGTGGTTATCGGTGGCGGAAATATCTTTCGTGGAATGGCTGCCGCGTCCAGTGGTATGGACCGTGCCGGCGCCGATCATGTGGGAATGCTGGCTACGATCATGAACAGTCTGGCTTTGCAGGATGCTCTGGAACAAATCGGAGTGGACACGCGTGTGCAGACTGCCATTGAGATGAAAGAGGTTGCAGAACCTTATATCCGCCGCCGTGCCTTGCGTCATTTGGAAAAGGGCCGAGTGGTAATTCTTGGTGGTGGGACTGGAAACCCTTATTTTACCACCGATACCGCGGCCAGTCTGCGTGCCATGGAAATCGGTGCAGAGGTTATTCTTAAAGCGACCAAGGTCGATGGGGTTTATAGTTCCGATCCGGTTAAGGATAAAGATGCGGTTCGTTACCCTGAGTTGACCTATCTTGATGTGTTGAAAAAAGGCCTTAAGGTCATGGATGCCACGGCCACCTCTTTGTGCATGGATAACGACCTGCCTATCATCGTCTTTCAACTGAGTTGCCGGGGGAACATCAAGAAAGTTGTTCTCGGTGAGAACATCGGCACTATAGTCAAAGGAGAGTGA
- the tsf gene encoding translation elongation factor Ts: MAKISASMVSELRAKTGAGMMDCKKALTEVDGDIDKAVDILRKKGLSAAAKKAGRAAAEGLIVADGAGNSGVLVEVNAETDFVAKNDGFVSFAKGVAETALKDAPADMEALLACQFPGTGRTVAEEQTHQVATIGENINVRRFSRFEVPAGKVVSYIHGIGKIGVMVELATDSADDKVAALGRNLAMHVAAANPQYLNRNSVPAEVVEKEKEIMRAKAKDSGKPDNIIEKIILGQINKFFGEICLLEQAYVIDPDLKVGKVVEALAKELGTEITLPRYERFQLGEGVEKRADDFAAEVAAMTK; this comes from the coding sequence GTGGCGAAAATTTCTGCATCGATGGTTTCTGAGTTGCGCGCCAAGACTGGCGCAGGGATGATGGATTGCAAAAAGGCTCTTACCGAAGTTGATGGCGATATTGATAAGGCTGTCGATATTTTGCGCAAAAAAGGGCTTTCGGCCGCTGCTAAAAAGGCAGGTCGCGCTGCCGCCGAAGGACTGATTGTTGCCGATGGTGCAGGTAACAGCGGTGTTCTGGTAGAAGTCAATGCTGAAACTGACTTTGTTGCCAAAAACGATGGTTTCGTTAGTTTTGCCAAAGGTGTCGCCGAAACTGCGCTGAAGGACGCACCGGCAGACATGGAAGCACTGCTCGCTTGCCAGTTCCCCGGTACCGGTCGGACCGTTGCCGAGGAACAGACTCATCAGGTAGCTACCATCGGCGAGAATATCAACGTTCGTCGGTTTAGCCGTTTCGAGGTGCCCGCCGGTAAGGTGGTCAGCTATATTCACGGCATTGGCAAGATCGGGGTTATGGTTGAATTGGCGACCGACAGTGCTGACGACAAGGTTGCGGCGCTTGGTCGCAATCTGGCTATGCATGTAGCCGCCGCCAACCCTCAATATCTCAACCGTAATTCAGTACCTGCTGAAGTGGTTGAAAAAGAAAAAGAGATCATGCGCGCCAAAGCCAAAGACAGCGGCAAGCCTGACAATATCATCGAGAAGATTATTCTCGGTCAGATCAATAAGTTCTTTGGTGAAATCTGCCTTCTCGAGCAGGCCTATGTTATCGACCCCGACTTGAAGGTTGGCAAGGTTGTCGAGGCCCTGGCCAAGGAACTTGGTACTGAAATCACTTTGCCCCGTTATGAGCGTTTCCAGCTTGGCGAAGGGGTAGAAAAACGGGCTGATGACTTTGCTGCCGAAGTAGCGGCAATGACCAAATAA
- the rpsB gene encoding 30S ribosomal protein S2, whose translation MAQITMKQLLEAGVHFGHQTKRWNPKMKPYIFGARNGIYIIDLQKTVRYFKEAYSFLRETVQNGEKVLFVGTKKQAQDAVREETERAGQYYIDNRWLGGMLTNFSTIKRSIERLKKIETMSKDGTYDLLIKKEVLGLERERAKLEKSLGGIKNMTKLPGAIFVIDPKKETIAVKEARKLGIPVVAVVDTNCDPDDIDYIIPGNDDAIRAIRLFAARMADACEEGEQARQAALRADQDEAEAAGETPEVAEVAPEAPVEESGDKA comes from the coding sequence ATGGCACAGATTACCATGAAGCAACTGCTCGAGGCCGGGGTTCATTTCGGTCACCAGACCAAACGCTGGAACCCGAAAATGAAGCCGTATATCTTCGGCGCACGCAACGGTATTTATATTATCGACCTGCAGAAGACGGTACGCTATTTCAAAGAGGCTTACAGCTTTTTGCGTGAAACCGTACAGAACGGTGAAAAAGTGCTGTTTGTCGGCACCAAAAAACAAGCCCAGGACGCCGTTCGCGAAGAAACCGAGCGTGCAGGACAGTACTATATCGACAACCGTTGGTTGGGCGGCATGCTGACCAACTTCAGCACCATCAAGCGCAGCATCGAGCGTCTGAAGAAGATCGAAACCATGTCCAAGGACGGCACCTACGACCTTCTGATCAAAAAAGAAGTTCTCGGTCTGGAACGGGAGCGGGCCAAGCTTGAAAAAAGCCTCGGCGGCATCAAGAACATGACCAAGCTTCCCGGCGCTATTTTCGTTATCGATCCGAAAAAAGAAACCATTGCCGTCAAAGAAGCCCGAAAGTTGGGTATCCCGGTAGTTGCCGTGGTCGACACCAACTGCGATCCTGACGACATCGATTATATTATTCCCGGCAACGACGATGCCATCCGTGCGATTCGTCTTTTTGCCGCTCGCATGGCCGATGCTTGCGAGGAAGGTGAGCAGGCTCGTCAGGCTGCGCTCCGTGCCGACCAGGATGAGGCCGAGGCAGCTGGTGAAACACCAGAGGTTGCCGAGGTGGCCCCAGAGGCTCCCGTTGAGGAATCTGGCGACAAGGCATAA
- the lptF gene encoding LPS export ABC transporter permease LptF, with amino-acid sequence MSTIRIHRYLLKETAFPMLLGLVVFTFVLLLGRLLNLVELVINKGIPLLDIARLFLSILPTFLVLTIPLAFLLGVMLGFGRLSADREILALKSSGISLYQMARPILLLSLPACLLTAAMTLYLRPASETFFRQQLFDIAASHASVGLQSQVFNDEFDGLVLYANQIDDRSGTMRQVFISDERDSSAPTIIMADKGRLVSDSLNQKLLLRLEEGTMHRQPQNKANGTETSTYQVLGFSKYDVNLDLEKQSSAAKKRRRKNKELSLTELRSSIETASTEKRQDLLAELHTRMVLPAAPLLFALLGVPLGIQPHRSGRGGNFALALGVFLCYYLLLSFADTLVADAGWPAATLWIPNLCFLLSGLYLLYRAAIERPVTIFERTFGALFGIFRGFFRRGGQP; translated from the coding sequence ATGTCAACTATTCGAATCCATCGTTATCTACTCAAAGAAACCGCTTTTCCTATGTTGCTGGGGTTGGTGGTTTTTACCTTTGTGCTGCTGTTGGGCAGATTGCTCAACCTCGTTGAATTGGTCATCAACAAGGGCATTCCCCTGCTTGACATCGCCCGGCTTTTCCTCAGCATATTGCCAACGTTCCTGGTTCTGACCATTCCGTTGGCTTTTCTGCTTGGGGTGATGCTCGGCTTTGGCCGATTATCTGCTGACCGTGAAATTCTGGCCCTTAAATCGAGCGGAATCAGCCTCTACCAGATGGCCAGGCCCATCCTGCTGTTGAGTCTGCCGGCCTGCCTGCTTACCGCGGCAATGACCCTCTATCTGCGGCCAGCCAGTGAAACCTTTTTTCGCCAACAACTTTTCGATATTGCCGCAAGCCACGCTTCCGTGGGCTTACAGTCCCAGGTTTTTAACGACGAGTTCGATGGTCTGGTGCTGTACGCTAATCAAATCGATGATCGCAGTGGCACCATGCGACAGGTTTTTATCTCCGATGAACGCGACAGCTCTGCTCCCACCATCATCATGGCGGATAAGGGTCGCTTGGTCTCCGACAGCCTTAACCAGAAATTATTGTTGAGGCTTGAAGAAGGCACCATGCACAGGCAACCACAAAACAAGGCAAACGGGACCGAAACAAGCACCTACCAGGTTCTGGGTTTCAGCAAATACGATGTCAACCTCGACCTGGAAAAGCAGTCTAGCGCTGCTAAGAAGAGGCGGCGTAAGAATAAAGAACTTAGCTTGACGGAGTTGCGTAGCTCAATTGAAACCGCATCTACAGAAAAGCGTCAGGATCTGCTTGCCGAGCTCCATACGCGAATGGTTCTGCCTGCGGCCCCACTCCTCTTTGCCCTGCTCGGCGTCCCTCTCGGGATTCAACCCCATCGTAGCGGTCGCGGAGGGAATTTCGCTTTGGCCTTAGGGGTCTTTCTCTGTTATTACCTGCTGCTTTCCTTTGCCGACACCCTGGTAGCGGATGCCGGCTGGCCGGCAGCCACACTCTGGATACCCAACCTCTGTTTTCTTCTCTCCGGGCTTTATTTGCTATATCGAGCTGCCATTGAACGCCCTGTAACCATATTTGAACGCACGTTCGGTGCATTATTTGGGATATTCCGCGGCTTTTTTCGCAGAGGAGGCCAGCCTTGA
- the lptG gene encoding LPS export ABC transporter permease LptG, which translates to MTLISRYILGTFFRIFGLALAAFVGLYLLVDFFERVDNFIEHSAAAHLYLSYFALKVPFIAVQVVPLACLLAVFMTLGGFSRTNELTAMHSAGISLLRITLPLLITGLLISLLSLLAYEYLVPRCVKQANNIYTSKVQGRPVGVFKRSRIWLREGSKIVNIRLAEAEKGQLQGVTLYDFDHSFKLIGRSDIPKASYVNGHWEAESLIERRFASGNLVASQTGNDQAIDLKLTPEDFRVPGSKRNEDLGYRELRSLASKLRAEGYNSTRFEVDMHARLATPFASLIMAFLGIPFALRKGRDSGLALGIAMSVMIGVVYFILQAILLAFGYSSALPPALAAWSANLLFFLFGCWLFLGTDS; encoded by the coding sequence TTGACCCTGATCAGCCGCTATATCCTCGGAACCTTCTTTCGTATTTTCGGCCTGGCATTAGCCGCATTTGTCGGCCTTTATCTGCTGGTCGACTTTTTTGAGAGAGTCGATAATTTTATAGAACACAGTGCGGCAGCGCATCTTTATCTGAGTTACTTTGCTCTAAAAGTTCCTTTCATTGCTGTGCAAGTAGTCCCTCTGGCCTGCTTGCTGGCTGTCTTCATGACCCTGGGCGGGTTTTCCCGCACCAATGAACTAACAGCTATGCACAGTGCCGGTATCAGCTTGCTACGCATCACCCTGCCACTCCTTATCACCGGCCTGTTGATTTCACTCTTATCATTACTGGCTTACGAATATCTTGTACCCAGGTGCGTTAAGCAAGCCAACAACATCTACACCAGCAAAGTTCAGGGACGCCCCGTTGGTGTCTTTAAACGAAGCCGTATCTGGTTGCGCGAGGGCAGCAAGATAGTCAATATTCGCTTGGCCGAAGCCGAAAAAGGGCAATTGCAGGGGGTGACCCTTTATGACTTTGATCATTCCTTTAAATTAATAGGTCGCAGCGATATCCCCAAAGCCTCTTATGTCAACGGACACTGGGAAGCCGAGTCACTGATCGAGCGACGATTCGCCAGCGGCAACCTGGTCGCCAGCCAAACAGGCAATGACCAGGCGATTGACCTGAAGCTCACGCCCGAGGACTTTCGTGTTCCCGGGAGCAAGCGCAATGAGGATCTTGGCTACCGTGAACTGCGCTCACTGGCTTCCAAACTACGGGCTGAAGGCTATAATTCAACCCGTTTTGAAGTTGATATGCATGCCCGCCTGGCAACCCCCTTTGCCAGCTTGATTATGGCCTTTCTCGGCATCCCCTTTGCCTTGCGCAAAGGACGTGACAGCGGTCTCGCCCTCGGTATTGCCATGAGCGTAATGATCGGCGTTGTCTATTTCATTCTTCAGGCTATCTTGCTCGCCTTCGGTTATTCTTCTGCCCTGCCCCCCGCCCTGGCAGCCTGGTCGGCGAACCTGCTTTTCTTCCTCTTCGGCTGTTGGCTTTTCCTTGGCACCGACAGCTGA
- a CDS encoding TonB-dependent receptor plug domain-containing protein, translating to MKTSQKFLKLLLLVLCVLATPASGWTYSEADLMALSLEELTRLEVTSVSRKSQKVSEAAAAVFVITQQDIRRSGVTSIPEALRMAPGLTVARIDGSKWAISSRGFNGRFANKLLVLIDGRSVYSQLFSGVYWDVQDTLLDDVERIEVIRGPGATLWGANAVNGVINVITKKARDTQGTLLKAGYGTEEEGFAALRYGGKAGDRSYYRAFVKYFNRDHLDSYGGGSANDDWNAFRGGFRLDVTPGHRDEFTLQGEVYSGTEGQQDQIYVWDPLLNYQSTPVSDTKFSGGHLLARWQRQLNETDDFVLQAYFDHSYRDEEVLLKETRDIFDIDFQHRFDLGKRHELFWGLGYRLTTDDLESAEIVMVEDEARSDQLFSFFFQDEMTLLPDKLRLLVGSKFEHNDYTGFEYQPNARLIWTPNSRQSLWGSVSRAVRTPSRLEDSGDIFYRLIPPMGGNPFPTKLVVYGQDSYESEKSLSYELGYRYLPGGGFSIDTALFYTDYWDHRSGEALDPFPVGTFPFYDYWLAGYAEDNKLEAKNWGLEMSVDWRVRDWWRLQGNYTLLKVNLGAESGSSDDFSDLVYEDSSPQQQWSLRSSFDLGRNWELDLWLRYVDRITVTYTEIDDYYGLDMRLAWQPTEGVELALIGQNLLESNHQEFQTEMGTIPTAVPRGFYGQVKWQF from the coding sequence TTGAAAACCTCTCAAAAATTCTTGAAACTACTGTTGTTGGTGCTCTGCGTGCTGGCGACACCCGCTTCGGGATGGACCTACTCGGAAGCCGATCTCATGGCTTTGAGCCTGGAGGAACTGACTCGCCTGGAGGTCACCTCCGTTAGCCGCAAGTCGCAGAAAGTCAGCGAGGCGGCCGCAGCAGTGTTTGTCATTACTCAGCAAGACATTCGCCGCTCGGGTGTGACCAGCATCCCCGAGGCCCTGCGTATGGCGCCGGGGCTTACCGTTGCGCGTATCGACGGCAGCAAGTGGGCCATTTCCAGCCGTGGCTTCAATGGGCGCTTCGCCAATAAACTGCTGGTACTAATCGATGGCCGCAGTGTCTATTCGCAGCTCTTTTCCGGTGTCTATTGGGATGTGCAGGATACTTTGCTCGATGATGTCGAACGTATCGAGGTGATTCGCGGTCCCGGCGCTACCCTGTGGGGGGCCAATGCGGTCAACGGGGTGATCAACGTCATTACCAAGAAGGCCAGGGATACCCAGGGCACACTGCTCAAGGCCGGTTACGGTACCGAAGAGGAGGGTTTCGCCGCTCTGCGCTACGGCGGCAAGGCCGGTGATCGGTCCTATTACCGGGCTTTTGTCAAATATTTCAATCGGGACCATCTGGACAGTTACGGTGGCGGCAGCGCCAACGACGACTGGAACGCTTTTCGTGGCGGCTTTCGCCTCGATGTCACACCGGGGCACCGGGACGAATTCACCCTGCAGGGGGAGGTTTACAGCGGTACCGAAGGTCAACAGGACCAGATCTATGTCTGGGACCCACTGCTCAACTACCAGTCCACCCCTGTCTCCGATACTAAATTCTCTGGCGGTCATCTGCTGGCCCGCTGGCAACGGCAGTTGAACGAAACTGATGACTTTGTGCTGCAGGCCTATTTCGATCACAGCTATCGGGATGAAGAGGTACTTCTCAAGGAAACTCGCGACATCTTCGATATCGACTTTCAGCACCGTTTTGATTTGGGGAAACGGCATGAATTGTTCTGGGGGCTGGGCTATCGTTTGACCACGGACGATCTGGAGTCGGCAGAGATTGTCATGGTCGAAGATGAAGCGCGATCAGACCAACTGTTCAGCTTCTTTTTCCAAGATGAAATGACCCTGTTGCCCGACAAGTTGCGCCTGCTGGTCGGATCCAAGTTCGAGCACAATGATTATACCGGCTTCGAGTACCAGCCTAACGCACGCCTGATCTGGACGCCGAATTCTCGCCAATCTTTATGGGGATCCGTTTCCCGGGCCGTGCGTACCCCGTCACGGTTAGAGGATAGCGGCGATATTTTTTATCGGTTGATTCCACCCATGGGGGGCAACCCCTTTCCCACCAAGCTGGTTGTATACGGACAGGACTCTTATGAATCGGAAAAGAGTCTCTCGTACGAACTTGGCTATCGTTATCTGCCTGGTGGCGGTTTTAGCATCGACACCGCCCTGTTCTACACCGACTATTGGGATCACCGTTCCGGAGAAGCTCTTGACCCGTTCCCGGTGGGTACTTTTCCCTTCTATGACTATTGGCTTGCCGGTTATGCGGAGGACAACAAACTGGAGGCAAAAAACTGGGGCTTGGAAATGTCTGTTGACTGGCGGGTGCGGGACTGGTGGCGTTTGCAAGGTAACTACACACTGCTCAAAGTAAACCTTGGGGCCGAAAGCGGCAGCAGCGATGACTTCAGTGATCTGGTCTATGAGGATTCCAGCCCGCAGCAGCAATGGTCGTTGCGCTCCTCCTTCGATCTGGGACGCAATTGGGAACTGGATTTGTGGTTGCGCTATGTCGACCGTATCACCGTCACTTATACGGAGATTGACGATTACTACGGCCTGGATATGCGGTTGGCCTGGCAACCGACCGAGGGGGTGGAACTGGCCTTGATCGGGCAGAATCTGCTCGAATCCAATCATCAGGAGTTTCAGACAGAAATGGGCACCATCCCGACGGCGGTGCCCCGCGGCTTCTACGGTCAGGTCAAGTGGCAGTTCTGA